One window of Acropora palmata chromosome 1, jaAcrPala1.3, whole genome shotgun sequence genomic DNA carries:
- the LOC141889551 gene encoding kelch-like protein 26, with the protein MGAYSEILLSKCAQLREQGEFIDVRLKVGEDEFAAHRIVLSASSDYFHAMFAHGLKESNQEVIELKDENISVAAMKIIIDSIYSGKIHLNDKSVFEVLTAADHLQVASVVEQCCKYLTQLRFDVQTYCRVIMLADRHSLKDLKEATEKKMASMYKDICEKEEFLSDMNVDVLSALLCRDDLTTPSENFVFKSVMQWIKYRKGERLDVGAKVIGAVRLGLVDSKDVIEELDTEEMKAIPEINMLLQEALIRHCRPSRSSALALEKGKPRSMNSVLVAIVPYNGICYFDVQSKKWKKLSSMQKLADTFEHSGQYVYRYCCAELIGNCLYVAACVTRWGYVVYCYDIVNNVWSLLPPSPGCSCNQIVSLCHIEDHLYVIYKSSAPYRFNLTTNQWQPIASSKAVCKLGQTTFCNKAAAVYKSCLYVLNDQGQIINYAPGIIYRSRERLSVLFRFDPKKNRWEQKASTKTPHFGSSLFVVDNNLCVAGGRCTLQSSFFDPGGYPAGDPAAIEVYNDQENAWSVVKQTHISPNDLGAVEIDGRVYFIINSFPVDSGIRIPPGEVYPVVLDGWENLGMFDKDAVLCYGPVKTENLTTENE; encoded by the exons ATGGGCGCTTATTCTGAGATTCTCTTGTCGAAATGTGCTCAGTTGCGTGAGCAAGGTGAATTCATCGATGTTCGTTTAAAAGTTGGAGAGGACGAGTTTGCGGCTCATCGCATTGTACTTTCTGCAAGTAGCGATTATTTTCACGCCATGTTTGCACACGGATTGAAAGAATCCAACCAGGAAGTGATCGAGCTCAaagatgaaaatatttctgttGCTGCTATGAAGATAATAATTGATTCCATTTACAGTGGAAAGATCCATTTGAATGATAAAAGTGTTTTTGAAGTATTGACTGCCGCAGATCATCTTCAAGTTGCAAGTGTTGTGGAGCAATGCTGCAAATACCTTACACAGCTGAGGTTTGATGTGCAGACATACTGCCGCGTCATCATGTTGGCTGATCGGCACAGTTTAAAGGACTTAAAAGAGGCaacggaaaagaaaatggcgtCAATGTACAAGGACATTTGTGAGAAGGAAGAGTTTCTGTCTGACATGAATGTCGATGTATTATCAGCTCTTCTCTGTCGAGATGACCTCACAACTCCATCGGAGAACTTCGTCTTCAAATCAGTGATGCAGTGGATCAAGTACAGGAAGGGAGAAAGGTTGGATGTGGGAGCTAAAGTTATCGGAGCTGTTCGTTTGGGACTGGTGGACAGCAAGGATGTGATCGAGGAACTCGATACTGAGGAAATGAAGGCGATTCCAGAAATAAACATGCTGTTGCAGGAAGCATTAATACGCCATTGCAGGCCTTCGAGGAGTTCCGCGCTCGCACTGGAGAAAGGGAAACCAAGATCTATGAATTCG GTTCTTGTTGCCATTGTTCCCTACAATGGCATTTGTTATTTTGATGTCCagtccaagaaatggaagaagtTGTCATCAATGCAAAAACTAGCTGACACATTTGAACACTCTGGCCAATATGTGTATCGTTATTGTTGCGCGGAACTTATTGGTAATTGTTTATATGTTGCCGCATGTGTCACACGATGGGGATATGTGGTTTATTGTTATGACATAGTAAATAATGTTTGGAGCTTACTTCCACCAAGTCCTGGCTGCTCATGTAATCAAATTGTCTCCTTGTGCCATATTGAAGACCATCTCTATGTCATTTACAAGTCTTCTGCACCTTACAGGTTTAACTTAACAACAAATCAGTGGCAACCTATTGCTAGCTCAAAAGCTGTTTGTAAGCTGGGCCAAACAACATTCTGTAACAAAGCAGCTGCTGTGTACAAATCTTGCCTTTATGTATTGAATGACCAAGGACAAATTATTAACTATGCACCAGGTATCATTTATCGTTCTCGGGAACGTTTATCTGTTCTATTTCGTTTTGATCCAAAGAAAAACCGTTGGGAACAGAAAGCATCAACCAAAACTCCACACTTTGGGTCCAGTCTTTTTGTAGTAGATAATAACCTATGTGTTGCTGGGGGGAGGTGCACACTCCAATCATCATTTTTTGATCCAGGTGGCTATCCAGCTGGTGATCCAGCTGCCATTGAAGTTTACAATGATCAAGAAAATGCATGGTCTGTTGTAAAACAAACACATATTTCACCAAACGATCTTGGTGCAGTAGAAATTGATGGGAGGGTATATTTCATCATCAACTCTTTCCCAGTCGACAGTGGTATTAGAATCCCACCAGGGGAGGTCTACCCTGTTGTTCTGGATGGGTGGGAAAACTTGGGAATGTTCGACAAAGATGCAGTTTTGTGCTATGGGCCTGTAAAAACAGAGAATCTTACAACAGAAAATGAATAA